In one window of Nocardia brasiliensis DNA:
- a CDS encoding DNA-3-methyladenine glycosylase translates to MCADELAVEPPTAARRLLGSTLWSGPVGVRIVEVEAYGGDPAGPWHDPASHSGRGRTKRNAVMFGPAGVLYVYLSYGMHMCINVTSGPDGTASAALIRSGEVIAGLDEARARRPAARTGAGLARGPGNLGSALGITLSDYGTPLLDPASPIRLELGTPVDPKDIASGPRVGVSTAADLPWRFWLPGSAAVSAYRRSPRAPRAEAS, encoded by the coding sequence GTGTGTGCCGATGAGTTAGCCGTCGAACCGCCCACCGCCGCCCGCCGCTTGTTGGGCTCGACACTGTGGTCCGGGCCGGTCGGTGTGCGGATCGTCGAGGTCGAGGCCTACGGCGGCGATCCGGCAGGACCGTGGCACGACCCGGCATCGCATTCCGGGCGCGGGCGTACCAAGCGCAACGCGGTGATGTTCGGTCCGGCGGGGGTGCTGTACGTCTACCTCAGCTACGGGATGCACATGTGCATCAATGTGACCAGTGGACCGGACGGCACCGCCAGCGCGGCGCTGATCAGGTCGGGTGAGGTGATCGCAGGCCTCGACGAGGCCAGGGCCCGCCGACCGGCCGCGCGGACCGGTGCCGGTTTGGCGCGGGGACCGGGCAATCTCGGCAGCGCACTGGGAATCACGTTGAGCGACTACGGCACGCCATTGTTGGACCCCGCTTCGCCGATCCGGCTGGAACTCGGCACTCCGGTAGACCCGAAGGACATCGCGAGTGGCCCGCGCGTCGGTGTCAGCACCGCGGCGGATCTGCCCTGGCGATTCTGGTTGCCCGGTTCCGCGGCGGTGTCCGCGTACCGGCGCAGTCCGCGCGCACCGCGCGCCGAAGCGTCCTGA
- a CDS encoding DoxX family protein, protein MTAIPAAARPGKVKNRVLWTLQILLGLFFIIASALPKLFGQADAVKSFDTIGWGDWFRYFTGVVELAGGIGLLVPLLGGLAAAGLSILTVLAAATQVFLLDAPELVLFPLVLAVLFAWIAYERRDTVVALRKRLSS, encoded by the coding sequence ATGACCGCCATTCCCGCCGCCGCCCGTCCCGGCAAGGTGAAGAACCGCGTCCTGTGGACCCTGCAGATTCTGCTCGGCCTGTTCTTCATCATCGCCTCGGCACTGCCCAAGCTGTTCGGCCAGGCAGATGCCGTGAAATCGTTCGACACGATCGGCTGGGGTGACTGGTTCCGCTACTTCACCGGGGTGGTCGAGCTCGCGGGCGGTATCGGCCTGCTGGTGCCGCTGCTGGGCGGGTTGGCCGCCGCGGGCTTGTCGATCCTGACGGTGCTCGCCGCCGCTACCCAGGTCTTTTTGCTGGATGCGCCGGAACTCGTGCTGTTCCCGCTGGTGCTGGCCGTGCTGTTCGCCTGGATCGCCTACGAGCGTCGCGACACCGTCGTCGCGCTGCGGAAGCGGTTGTCGAGCTGA
- a CDS encoding RNA polymerase sigma-70 factor, whose product MIDVVPAQDPFLEHRRLLFATAYRMLGTVTDAEDILQDAWLKWHETDQATVRHPKAYLVRTVTNLSLNRLTSAQATRENYVGPWLPEPLLTAPNVAEETELADTVSTAMLVILETLTPVERAVFVLREVFGYTHAEIADTLDRPEATIRQIAHRARGHVQSRRPRVDTDKAERDHITARFMAACAGGDLNALMDLLAPDVTLWSDGGGIVTAARRPLHGPDHVARWILGVLAKPVSAGIELTSAYVNGELGALACLDGNPGGAFTYDIVDGRIQNLRFQVNPTKLKGLYLDHDSLG is encoded by the coding sequence ATGATCGACGTTGTGCCTGCGCAGGACCCTTTCCTCGAACATCGGCGGCTGCTGTTCGCCACCGCGTATCGGATGCTGGGCACCGTCACCGACGCGGAAGACATCCTGCAGGACGCGTGGTTGAAATGGCACGAGACCGATCAGGCGACGGTGCGCCACCCGAAGGCCTATCTGGTGCGCACCGTCACCAACCTGTCCCTCAACCGACTCACGTCCGCCCAGGCGACCCGCGAGAACTACGTCGGTCCCTGGCTGCCCGAACCATTGCTCACCGCTCCGAACGTCGCCGAGGAGACCGAATTGGCCGACACCGTCTCCACCGCGATGCTCGTGATCCTGGAAACCCTGACACCGGTGGAACGCGCCGTGTTCGTATTGCGCGAGGTGTTCGGTTACACGCACGCCGAGATCGCGGACACCCTCGACCGCCCCGAGGCGACCATCCGTCAGATCGCGCATCGCGCCCGCGGACACGTGCAGTCCCGGCGGCCGCGCGTCGACACCGACAAAGCCGAACGTGACCACATCACCGCGCGGTTCATGGCCGCCTGCGCGGGCGGCGACCTCAACGCCCTGATGGATCTGCTCGCACCCGACGTGACGCTCTGGTCCGACGGCGGCGGCATCGTGACCGCGGCGCGCCGCCCGCTGCACGGCCCGGATCATGTGGCCCGGTGGATCCTCGGCGTGCTGGCGAAGCCGGTCTCCGCGGGCATCGAGTTGACCTCGGCCTACGTCAACGGCGAACTGGGCGCGCTGGCCTGTCTGGACGGGAATCCGGGTGGCGCGTTCACCTACGACATCGTCGACGGCCGCATCCAGAACCTGCGTTTCCAAGTGAACCCGACCAAATTGAAGGGTCTCTACCTGGACCATGACTCGCTCGGCTAG
- the tyrS gene encoding tyrosine--tRNA ligase has translation MSGDIIDELTWRGLIAQSTDLDALRASLDAGRLTVYAGFDPTGPSLHAGHLVPLLALKRFQRAGNRPIVLAGGATGLIGDPRDVGERTMNSNDTVRDWSERIRSQLERFVDLDDSSTGAVVVNNMEWTGQLSAVDFLRDIGKHFSVNVMLARDTIKRRLDGDGISYTEFSYMLLQANDYLQLRRNYDCTLQVGGSDQWGNIIAGVELNRRVDGASVHALTVPLVTSADGKKFGKSTGGGSLWLDPEMTSPYAWYQYFVNTADADVIRNLRWFTFLSREELAELEQATAERPHAREAQRRLAAEMTTLVHGEANTRAVQLASQALFGRGELRELDEPTLGAALREASVAELRAGEPTTIVDLLVATGLSESRGAARRAVNEGGASVNNERISDLEWTPADSDYLHGRWLVLRRGKKNLAGVLRAGA, from the coding sequence GTGAGCGGCGACATCATCGACGAACTGACCTGGCGCGGACTGATCGCGCAATCCACCGACCTGGACGCGTTGCGCGCTTCCCTGGACGCTGGCCGGTTGACCGTCTATGCCGGCTTCGATCCCACCGGGCCCAGCCTGCACGCCGGGCACCTCGTCCCGCTGCTGGCGCTCAAGCGCTTCCAGCGCGCGGGCAACCGCCCGATCGTGCTGGCCGGCGGCGCCACCGGTCTGATCGGCGACCCGCGTGACGTCGGCGAGCGCACCATGAATTCCAACGACACCGTCCGGGACTGGTCGGAACGGATCCGTTCCCAGCTGGAACGGTTCGTCGACCTCGACGATTCGTCGACCGGTGCGGTGGTCGTCAACAACATGGAGTGGACCGGCCAACTGTCCGCGGTCGACTTCCTGCGGGATATCGGCAAGCACTTCTCCGTGAACGTCATGCTGGCCCGCGACACCATCAAGCGCCGCCTGGACGGCGACGGCATCTCCTACACCGAATTCAGCTACATGCTCCTGCAGGCGAACGACTACCTGCAGCTGCGTCGCAACTACGACTGCACGTTGCAGGTCGGCGGTTCCGACCAGTGGGGCAACATCATCGCCGGCGTCGAGCTGAACCGGCGCGTCGACGGCGCCTCGGTGCACGCGCTCACCGTTCCCCTGGTGACCTCGGCCGACGGCAAGAAGTTCGGCAAGTCGACCGGTGGCGGCAGCCTGTGGCTCGACCCCGAGATGACCAGCCCGTACGCCTGGTACCAGTACTTCGTGAACACGGCCGACGCCGACGTCATCCGGAACCTGCGCTGGTTCACTTTCCTGTCCCGTGAGGAACTGGCCGAACTGGAACAGGCCACGGCGGAACGTCCGCACGCGCGGGAGGCGCAGCGCAGGCTGGCCGCCGAGATGACCACGCTGGTGCACGGCGAGGCGAACACCCGCGCTGTGCAACTGGCCAGCCAAGCGCTGTTCGGTCGCGGCGAACTCCGGGAGTTGGACGAGCCGACCCTCGGCGCCGCGCTGCGCGAAGCCTCCGTCGCGGAACTGCGGGCGGGGGAGCCGACCACCATCGTGGACCTGCTCGTCGCCACCGGACTGAGCGAAAGCCGCGGCGCGGCCCGGCGCGCGGTGAACGAGGGGGGCGCCTCGGTGAACAACGAGCGGATCTCGGACCTCGAGTGGACCCCC
- a CDS encoding NAD(P)/FAD-dependent oxidoreductase: MDTAHRIVILGGGYTGMVAAARLARRTRKQNVRITLVNPSARFTERLRMHQIAAGHELADHRIADLLSGTGVEFVQGWATSLDPVSGQVLVDGTRTLAYDELIYALGSSTDTDTVPGAADHAWTLNDPRVAHRFAERLNMVAAQGGAVAVCGGGLTGIEAAAEIAENHPGLRVTLISSGEPGAMMGAKARAYLNRAFDRLGVAREIGAAVTKVLPDGVELAGGTVIPADLTLWTTGVRVAPLAAAAGIATDERGLIVVDETLRSVSHPNIHAVGDAAAIRMPWGQIHGTCQSGIPTAAYAADTIARALRGKATKPFRFGYFHQPVSLGRRDAIIQFTKSDDTPGRCYLTGRAAVAYKESVSASPVPIVRFSRRMNVPVKLRTGRRAAAPIA, translated from the coding sequence ATGGACACCGCACATCGCATCGTCATCCTCGGCGGCGGTTACACCGGCATGGTGGCGGCCGCGCGATTGGCTCGGCGCACCCGTAAGCAGAACGTCCGGATCACGCTCGTGAACCCGTCGGCCCGCTTCACCGAGCGGCTGCGGATGCACCAGATCGCCGCCGGTCATGAACTTGCCGACCATCGCATCGCCGATCTCCTGAGCGGCACCGGCGTCGAATTCGTCCAGGGCTGGGCCACTTCCCTCGATCCGGTCTCGGGCCAGGTCCTGGTCGACGGCACCCGGACGCTGGCTTACGACGAGTTGATCTACGCGCTGGGCAGCAGTACCGATACCGACACCGTGCCGGGTGCGGCCGACCACGCGTGGACGCTCAACGATCCCCGGGTCGCGCACCGGTTCGCGGAACGCTTGAATATGGTTGCGGCGCAAGGAGGTGCGGTCGCTGTCTGCGGTGGCGGCCTGACCGGTATCGAGGCGGCGGCCGAAATCGCCGAGAATCACCCGGGATTGCGGGTCACGCTGATCAGCAGCGGCGAGCCCGGCGCGATGATGGGTGCAAAGGCGCGTGCCTACCTGAACCGTGCGTTCGATCGTCTCGGTGTCGCGCGCGAGATCGGCGCCGCGGTCACGAAGGTGCTGCCCGATGGAGTCGAATTGGCCGGTGGCACTGTGATTCCCGCCGATCTCACGCTGTGGACCACCGGTGTGCGGGTCGCGCCGCTGGCGGCAGCGGCCGGCATCGCGACCGACGAGCGCGGGTTGATCGTGGTCGACGAGACACTGCGTTCGGTCTCGCACCCGAACATTCACGCGGTGGGGGACGCGGCCGCGATCCGGATGCCATGGGGGCAGATCCACGGCACCTGCCAGAGCGGCATACCGACCGCGGCCTACGCCGCCGACACCATCGCCCGCGCGCTTCGGGGAAAGGCGACGAAGCCGTTCCGCTTCGGTTACTTCCACCAGCCGGTCAGCCTGGGCCGCCGGGACGCGATCATCCAGTTCACCAAGTCGGACGACACGCCGGGCCGCTGCTATCTGACCGGTCGGGCCGCGGTTGCCTACAAGGAGTCGGTCAGCGCCAGCCCGGTCCCGATCGTCCGGTTCAGCAGGCGGATGAACGTTCCGGTCAAGCTGCGGACCGGCCGGCGCGCGGCGGCGCCGATCGCGTGA
- a CDS encoding DUF3761 domain-containing protein, translating into MTSKPLLGLFAAVVGLAALVSAPASATPVLHTACPAGQYENVDNHCVPRPQQSVTPPDGATARCKDGTYSFSQHRSGTCSGHKGVAQWL; encoded by the coding sequence ATGACATCGAAGCCGTTGCTCGGCTTGTTCGCGGCCGTCGTCGGGCTGGCTGCCCTGGTCTCGGCGCCCGCGTCGGCCACCCCGGTACTGCACACCGCGTGCCCGGCGGGTCAGTACGAGAACGTGGACAACCACTGCGTGCCCCGCCCGCAGCAGTCGGTGACACCGCCGGACGGCGCGACCGCCCGCTGCAAAGACGGCACCTACAGCTTCAGCCAGCACCGCAGCGGCACCTGCTCCGGGCACAAGGGTGTCGCCCAATGGCTGTGA